A single region of the Acinetobacter sp. WCHA45 genome encodes:
- a CDS encoding DUF1566 domain-containing protein, with translation MEKYKLSILCGAMVLTACGGGNGGNNNSTEVKPEPIPTPTCTNTQYLEGNICKDKVAQTITGLTLPNSINVDQTVSLSAQSSAGLVLTYTSKTVDHCRITGDLGQQKVEMFSVGVCTIEANQAGNGKTLAALPVSASSTILPVLTTTGITLCGTNDKNNLVCNASNLGELLGLGQDAEVQAGKKMTYSLIKHNNDECIKDQITGLVWEQKTADAKLRDSNWRYSWFNANTQTNGGNAGSQASSTTCGSTLTSCNTTAYIEALNKANYCGYSDWRLPTRSELINLTDYSSNQPSLNPIFTNTTVVDRYWSSTTSAKQSTQAWMSDFKDGAASPAFKDYMGHIRAVRASQ, from the coding sequence ATGGAAAAATATAAGTTATCAATCCTTTGCGGGGCTATGGTATTAACTGCTTGTGGCGGTGGTAATGGCGGCAATAACAACTCTACAGAAGTAAAACCTGAACCAATCCCTACTCCAACCTGTACAAATACCCAGTATCTTGAGGGAAATATTTGTAAGGACAAAGTCGCTCAAACCATCACAGGTCTAACCTTACCCAACTCAATCAATGTAGACCAAACAGTGTCTTTATCTGCTCAATCCAGTGCAGGCTTAGTACTTACATATACCAGTAAAACGGTTGATCATTGCCGTATTACTGGTGATCTTGGTCAGCAAAAAGTTGAAATGTTTAGTGTTGGCGTATGTACCATTGAAGCCAATCAGGCTGGTAATGGTAAAACACTTGCAGCACTCCCTGTTTCCGCTTCATCCACCATCTTGCCAGTGCTGACGACAACAGGTATTACCTTGTGTGGTACGAATGATAAAAATAACCTTGTTTGTAACGCATCTAATCTGGGTGAACTACTCGGCTTAGGACAGGATGCTGAAGTTCAGGCTGGGAAAAAAATGACCTATAGCCTGATAAAACATAACAATGATGAGTGTATCAAGGATCAGATCACTGGTTTAGTCTGGGAACAAAAAACCGCAGATGCAAAATTACGTGACAGCAACTGGCGTTACTCTTGGTTCAATGCGAATACTCAAACCAATGGTGGCAATGCAGGTTCGCAGGCTAGCTCGACTACCTGTGGCTCTACGCTAACAAGTTGTAATACAACTGCTTATATCGAAGCCCTGAATAAAGCTAACTATTGTGGTTATAGTGACTGGCGATTACCAACCCGTAGTGAACTGATCAATCTGACAGATTACTCATCAAATCAACCCTCTTTAAATCCTATCTTTACCAATACGACTGTTGTAGATCGTTATTGGTCATCAACCACGAGTGCGAAACAAAGTACTCAGGCATGGATGTCTGACTTTAAGGATGGTGCAGCCAGTCCTGCTTTCAAGGACTATATGGGACATATCCGTGCGGTACGTGCCAGCCAATAA